The sequence GGGATTGCTCATTTTAGCTATATAGATATTCTGTGGAGGTGCGCCTGCATTACCTCCTGACCATATCATGTACATCTGGCCATTATACTGAAGTATAGTTCCATCTATCGCCCACTGATCAGTAGGGTCAGATACCTTACCCTTCATCTCCCAGGTACCTTCTACAGGTGTAAGGGAACTATTTTCCACTACATACATGCGGTGGTTGGCATTACTGCCATCATCTGCGGCAAAATAAAAATACCATTTGCCATTGATCTCATGCAGTTCGGGCGCCCATAAATTTTTTGAATAAGGTTGGCCTGCAATTGGCGTCCACACATCATACCTGCGCGCGGAGGCAAGCTCTGATAAGTTTTTGGTCTCCAATATCACTAACTTACTACCCTGCGTATAGGTGTAATAATAAATCCCGTTTTTCTGGATCACCCAGGGATCAGGACCTCCCGTCATAATGGGATTGGAAAACAAGCTATCATGAGTAAAGTCTGACCACTCTCCTTTTGGCGTTTCAGGCTCCGAGGGCTTTTCTGGTATTGGGTCGTAATAACGTGCTTTTGTTTTTTGGCAGGCGCCGGATAGTAATACGCCACCGAGTATACCTATTGTTATAATTAATCTTTTCATTTGCAAATGTTTATTGATACTATTTTAATTATGACCTTACCATTCAATAGCCTGATCCTCATCCGGTATCAATATGTTTCGCTGCCGCTCCATGGTCATAGTACCTTCCGCTCTGTACCTTACCGGTGTACCTGGCATGGTGGTAATATCATCATATTTATACCGCAGGTTTACCGTACAATATTGTTTTACCAAATATTTCTTAGTGGGATCTACAGTCTGCGTGATCTTATAGCTGGGCTGGCCAAGCATTTCAAAATGGATGGCATCGTTGGTCGCATAAACATTTAATGCCCCTACTAAATCGCCGTTGCCTTCTTTAACAGGCTCTAAAAACTCCATTACTATTTTATACTCGCCCCGGGATTCAGATCTTTCCTCGGTTACACCAGCGTAAAAAAATACCGATTTTTCATCTACCACCCATGCCGTTCTGGTGCTCGATACAAGAGGGTTCGTAGTCTGACCGTCCAAATACGCGTTCATGGAGGTAGCCGAATAATTGCCTGAATAATCATTAAAGGGTATCACGTTCAGTAAAGCTTTCCGCCAGCCCTTACGGGTATTGGTGATATAAGACGGATCTTCTTTGATGGTAAGTGGCAGCACATAACGTTCCACCAGGTCTAAGTTGTCAAATTTAAACTTTACCGGGTAGTTTTGAGTATTTGATCCCCTGGGAATAAAACAGGTTGGTGAAGGCAATTCAAAAAACTGGGCGGGCAGTTGTTTAAAATACAGATCGGTGCGGTACTGGTATTTTTCTTTGTTAAAAATATTGAGCGTATCATTATCCACCTCTATTTTAACATACTTATCCGTTTGATTTGGTTGAGACCCACTTACGATGAGGGGTAGATTGTACACCACCTCACCATTTTTGTTATACCTCAGGTATACCGGGGAAACACCTTCGCTGTTCAGCTTGGTTTTAAAGGAAACCATCTGTATATAAAGCTCATCCTCCCACTCAGCAGTACAGGCGCTGAACAGAAAGCCCAACGCGGCTATCATGATATATTTGTGTAAACTTTTCATTCGTAAGTTTTTTATATTTTCCAATGGTTTGATGCCCGTTTGACCATACGGACAGGGATCTTTTATAGCAAGATCAAACAGTTTTTTAATCAATCGAATGAAGGCCAGCCCGGCGACTGGTTCAGGCGCTTGTTTTTCTTCAGCTCATCCCAATCAATAGGCCAGAAGTACATTTTCCTGGAAAAAGTAGTTTGTAATAGCGGCACGCGTATCGGCGTGTAAAACAGGGAGGCCTGATCCTTGGTCATAAAAGTATTAAAGCCGTATATCTGCTCTGCTTCATCCACCGGCGCATCTTTCCAGCGACGCAGGTCGTAGTAGCGCTGGTTTTCGCCCAGAAACTCTACCTGCCGTTCGTGTTTTATTTTTTTACGCAGTTCCTCTTTACTGCCATATATGGATAGATCGAGGTCTGGTATGCCCCCCCGGATGCGTACTTGTCCAAGCGCTTTTTTCATTTCGTCTATATTCCTGGATACTGCATTGGCAGCACCACCATCCCATGAAGGAATAGTGTAAGTACCGCTCAGTTCATTAAGCGATTCGGCATACATAAGCAGGATATCTGCGTAACGTATTGCAATATCCACTTTGGGAAAGATCTTACCACCATTACCGCTATTATTGTCTTTGGGGTTAACGAATTTCATCACGCCAATGCCGGTGGGCAGCCAGGTATCTCCGTTTATATAACCATTAAATTCCCCACGGTAATAAAAGATCTGCTGGTTAGTAACGGTGGGCAGATTATTAACCGCGCTGGACATGGTCCAAAGTGCGCCACTATAAGCCACCGAAGCATAAAAACGTGGTTCCCGGTGGGCAAATTCTTTCCATACATTGGCCAACAATGGTTTAAAGTCATTTACCTCACTGGCCTGCACAAACATATTACCGCTGTATTTATTGCGTACAGTTTGCCTGTCAAAAGGCGTTCCATCGTCCATGCAGTAGGCATCACATTGTTTCAGTGTAAGGCCATGAGAATTGTAACCACCGCCGGTTTTGGGCATCTGAAGTCTTGCTAACGCCATAACACCACCCTCTGAATTTATCTGGTTGTCACCCCTGGTAAATATCATTTCGGGGTTTTCGGAAGCGTACAGTTCTCCATTAAACACTGACCTGTAAGATTCGAAAGGGTCGATATCGGCCCAGCCATCGGGAAAATTCCTCACAGAATATTCAGCATGATACGGAGGGGTAATGGTAGCTGGATAATCCGTAGTTCCCCTTGTCTTAAATGCAGTTGTGTAGAGCTTGTACGTGCCAAGGTCTATAACATCCTTGCAGGCGGCTGCCGCCCTGGCCCATTTTTCTTCGTTGTATTGCAGAGAGATCAATGGTTGTCCCTCATCATTGGTAAAATCAGCCATATCCGGGTTGCCATTTGCCAGTGGACTGGCGGCGAAGAGCAACGCTTTGGCACGGGTAGCCAATGCCGCGCCGCGTGTGGGGCGGGCAAGATTACGATTGTCCCACTTCAGGGGAAGGTCCTTCGCTGCAAGCGCCATCTCTTCGGCTATAAAACTGGCCACTTCATCATAAGTGTTGCGAGCGTAAGAGAGGTTGTCATAGCTGTCATCATAGTTTACACCTTTAGCTGGCATAATGGGCACCGGGCCATACTTGCGCAATAGCAACCAATACAGGTAAGCGCGAACAAACCGAGCCTGCGCTTTATAACCTGCCACCTGGCTTTCGGTGAATGTGCTGCCATCCGACATACTGTTAAGCATTACCGATGCCTGGCGGATGCCCCCATAGGATTGAGACCAGGACTGAACCCAGGTATGGTCGTATTCTCCGAATTTGAACTTCCGGTACTTTTCTCCATTGCCCCCCGACGATTCGTTAAAGTACATATCATCCGAATAATTGGTAAGGTTGTTACCGGTATTCCCCATTTCAAGGTTGTTGTTCAACAACGCGTTATATGCACTGGCGAGCCACTGCTCAGTATAGTCTTTGCTTTTGAAGATACGCTCCTCGCTCTGCCGGTCATCAAAGTAATGCTCTACACTGAGATACTTACGGCAGGATCCCAAACATGCTATAACACCTGTTAATAACACGCCTATTATAATTTGTTTTTTCTTCATAGCCTTTTGTATTACAGGTTTACGGTTAAGCCAAGTGTGAATGATTTAGCCAGCGGATAAGCCTGGCCATTTGTGCTATTCATTTCAGGATCCCACATCTTGAATTTGGAGAAAGTAAGCAGGTTGGTGCCCAGGAAGTAAACGCGCATTGTTTTTACACCTATCCTGTTTGTAATAGCTTTAGGGAAAGTGTATCCGGCATCCACCGTTTTTAACCGGATATAAGAACTTTCACGTAACCAGTAGGTAGATGCCCGGTAATTGTTGGCGCTTCCATTATAGCTTAGCCTGGGATAAGCGGCGTTGGGATCTTCGTTCTCGCCCAGGATCCAGCGGCCGGCTTCAACCACATCAGCAAGGATATTACCCCAATCGCCCTGGCTAAAGGGATAAACCGTGAACCCGTTTATAAAAAAAGAAGACTTCCCGGCTCCCTGAAATAATACACTGGCATCAAAACCTTTCCAGTTGGCAGACAGACCAAAACCGTACACGAGATTAGGATAACGGGTGGCGCCTACAGCCACAATATCATTGTCATTAATGGTTCCATCGCCATTAATGTCCTTATATTTAATATCGCCCGGTGCTACCCTTCCAAAATTTTGGGTAGGGTTGTTGCGGATATCTTCATAGCTTTCAAATAGCCCTAATGCAACGAGGCCTTTGTTTTGATTTACCCTAAAACCTGCACGGGTTGTATATGGATAGTTACTGTACTGTTCATCGGCTTCCAGTATTTTGTTTCGACTATAGGTCATTGTGCCACGCACGGTAAAGTTTAGTTTGTTGATCTGCTGAGAAAATTTCAGTTGTCCATCAAAGCCACTGGATACGGTAGAACCAACGTTGGCCCGGGGATCCTGCCCTCTTAACCCTACAATGTCCGGGATGTATTGCCTTTCCATATAAATGCCGTCGCGCTGCTCATGAAAATAATCGAGCGCACCGCCGAACTTATCTCCGAAAAAGGAAAAATCCAGG is a genomic window of Paraflavitalea devenefica containing:
- a CDS encoding RagB/SusD family nutrient uptake outer membrane protein; the protein is MKKKQIIIGVLLTGVIACLGSCRKYLSVEHYFDDRQSEERIFKSKDYTEQWLASAYNALLNNNLEMGNTGNNLTNYSDDMYFNESSGGNGEKYRKFKFGEYDHTWVQSWSQSYGGIRQASVMLNSMSDGSTFTESQVAGYKAQARFVRAYLYWLLLRKYGPVPIMPAKGVNYDDSYDNLSYARNTYDEVASFIAEEMALAAKDLPLKWDNRNLARPTRGAALATRAKALLFAASPLANGNPDMADFTNDEGQPLISLQYNEEKWARAAAACKDVIDLGTYKLYTTAFKTRGTTDYPATITPPYHAEYSVRNFPDGWADIDPFESYRSVFNGELYASENPEMIFTRGDNQINSEGGVMALARLQMPKTGGGYNSHGLTLKQCDAYCMDDGTPFDRQTVRNKYSGNMFVQASEVNDFKPLLANVWKEFAHREPRFYASVAYSGALWTMSSAVNNLPTVTNQQIFYYRGEFNGYINGDTWLPTGIGVMKFVNPKDNNSGNGGKIFPKVDIAIRYADILLMYAESLNELSGTYTIPSWDGGAANAVSRNIDEMKKALGQVRIRGGIPDLDLSIYGSKEELRKKIKHERQVEFLGENQRYYDLRRWKDAPVDEAEQIYGFNTFMTKDQASLFYTPIRVPLLQTTFSRKMYFWPIDWDELKKNKRLNQSPGWPSFD
- a CDS encoding DUF4973 domain-containing protein translates to MKSLHKYIMIAALGFLFSACTAEWEDELYIQMVSFKTKLNSEGVSPVYLRYNKNGEVVYNLPLIVSGSQPNQTDKYVKIEVDNDTLNIFNKEKYQYRTDLYFKQLPAQFFELPSPTCFIPRGSNTQNYPVKFKFDNLDLVERYVLPLTIKEDPSYITNTRKGWRKALLNVIPFNDYSGNYSATSMNAYLDGQTTNPLVSSTRTAWVVDEKSVFFYAGVTEERSESRGEYKIVMEFLEPVKEGNGDLVGALNVYATNDAIHFEMLGQPSYKITQTVDPTKKYLVKQYCTVNLRYKYDDITTMPGTPVRYRAEGTMTMERQRNILIPDEDQAIEW